GATAAAAGGCTTTATTATCGTCTTCAAGCTAAATCCTCGATTGAATTATCTGTCTGCTTAGTTCAGGCATGAAGGGTCGCTGGTAACAAAAGTATTGCCTATCCAAGTGTTGGCGGTACAGGTTGGGTCATCGGGTGAATAAAGATCAAAGACTCCATTGTTTAGTGATGAATTCGATAAAATGGCATTTCCGTTAGCATTTGCTCCCTCGATAGATATCCCGTAATCAATATTGTTGCTAACGCTATTTACAGTAACTGTGTTGTTATCTGTATTATCAATAGTGATGCCGCTTAGGTTATCAGTTATTACATTTTGAGAAATAAGGTTGGAGTTTGATTCCACAAAAATACCTTCATCGGCACTCTGATCGACAATATTTGATATAATAAGGTTGAAGTCGCCTCCATTATTAATAAATATTCCCCAACCATCAACGGTATTGGTAATTATATTGCCAGAGACATTATTTGAAAATCCATCTACTAGCACACCGAATCTATCCAAACCGTCAATAGTGTTTCCGATTATTTGGTTGGAATCAGCGTCCTCCAATTGTATGCCATATGTAGAGTCAGGTGTATTTGATTGTATCTGATTGTCGGAGATAAAGTTATTATTGCTGTTAACGCGTATTCCCGCTGAGTCAGGGTCAATAATTTCAATATCTATAACCAGGTGGGAGCCATCATCTACTAATGTAATACTGTCTTTGCAGCCTTCAATAGTCCCGGAGGTTATGCTTGCAGAAAAATCTGTCAGCCTAATCCCGTCTGATCCTACACACGTAAGGGTAAAGCCATCCATATTAAGGCTGCCTGTGGGGCCTTCAATGAAGAGAGCTGGGGATGAGTTGCAAAGTAAATCTCCAGTGAGTGTTTCCGGCGTAGAGATGAAGTCTCCGCAGCTAACGGCGTAGCTATCGAGGGATGTCGATATCGCGGCGGTCGGCAAAAGGATGTAGCAGAGGGCTGTTGTTAGTTTTTTCATAGGTTTTGTACCGTGTCAGTGATTGCTGTGAATAACTTATGTCAGCTACTTTTGTCTGGGCGAAATGTGCGAAGACTTATCAGCTTTGCCCATGCAATATTTAGTTATTTTAATGATTTTTGATAATATTTAATTTAAATGATAGTTGTAGATTTAAGGGCAATTCTTTATATTGAATCTATTATTGCGCCTTATAGTGGGGTGTTTCTCTTATGGGGGTGCTATTTATCGGGGGCCGGATTTGGTTGTAGAAAACAGGAGGGCTGAAGTTTTGTACTCCTTGATATGCAAAGCATATATTAATTTGGAGAGGTGCCTGTTGTTTATGCTGTCTGGCAGCAAGCGATATACTGCTCAGCTATCGCTTATCTATTAGGAGGTGTGAATGTAATTGGCTGAATTTTCAGTCCAGGCAGTTGGGGTCGTTGCTGGTGGAGTTGTTGCCAATCCAGTTGTTCGAAGATGTGCAGTTCGGATCATCAGGGGAGTAAAGGTCGAATATACCATTGTCATTTGCTGTATTAGATAAAATGTTATTGAATTCTGCGCTAGTTCCCTCGATCACTATGCCATAGTCAATGTTATTGTCAGCTTCATTGCTGCTTACTGTATTGCTGTCACTGTTGTTGATTCTGATTCCAGTGGTGCTGTTCGATATACTATTTTGAGAAATGAGATTTGAATCTGAACTTACAGATATTCCCACATCTCCATCGCCATTGAGAGTGTTGAATATTCTCGCTTTACTGTCACTGATTATAGTGTTAAGTAGGATTAAGTTGTTCCCTCCATCGGAATCAAGAGCTATGCCAAAATCACCAGGGTTAAGAATTTCATTTCCGGTGACTGTATTGCTTCGCCCCTCTATATATATTCCTGAAAATCCCGGGAACTCTAGAAAATTTCCAGTGATCTGATTGAGGCTTGCGGGATTAGCTGTTTCTATGCCTATCGCATATTGCGTACCATTAAAAGGTATCACGATGCCGGTAACAAAATTACTGTTACTTTCAATACGTACGCCGACGCCGACAAGATTGTTAATCTCAATATCACTGACAAAATGAACACCATCTTCCGTAAGTGCTATTGAGTCATTGCAATTGTCTATTACGCCATTAAACAGGCTTGCAGCTAGGCCTGTTAGATAGATGCCCTCATGTAATGGTTCTATACAGGTAACAGTAAACCCATTTAAGTTCAGCCCGCCACTGGGGCCGTTAATTGTGAGGGCTGGATTGGTTTCGCAGGAGAGATCTTCTGTGAGGGATTCCTGGGTAGTAATCGTGTCACCACAGCTCACAGCAAAACTGTTTGAGGCTAAAGGTAATCCAAAGGTTGGTAGCAGGGTTAAAAATAGCGTTAGGCTTGGCTTCTTCATGGGGGGCTCCCAAGATAATGAGTCTATTATTTACTCTAAAGTTTTCTTTCGACTGGTAATTGATAGGTGATGCCAAGTGGTATTTTATAGGGTTTAACCAGTTTGTTTTTGGTTTGTTAATAATATATATAAATTAAAGGTGCAGATTTAGTGTCTATTATAAATATAGGTTTATAAATGGCGCATGATATTTTATGTGGGCTCAGGTCTTAGCTTGAAGTCTGTTCTCCTATATTGTCCATGCTTAAAGTGAATATAAAAAAGGGCCAGTCAATGACTGGCCCTTTTTAACGCTTTGGTGTTATTCAACCGAAGACCTAATCAAGTAGTCAAATGCGCCCAGCGCAGCAGTTGCACCTGCACCCATAGAGATCACTATCTGTTTGTAGGGGACAGTGGTTGCATCGCCGGCGGCGTAAACGCCGGGGACTGAAGTTGCGCCGCGCTCGTCGATCACGATTTCGCCCATGCGATTCATCTCCACATCGGTTTCCTTAAGGAATTCCGTATTGGGTACCAGTCCAATCTGTACGAAAACACCAGCCAGTTCGACCTGCTTATTTTCACCACTCTCTCGATCGGTATAGGCCAGGCCGTTCACCTTGTTGCCGTCGCCGAGGACTTCGGTGGTTTGGGCATTGACGATAATATCGATGTTGTCCATCAACTGAGCCTTGCGTACCAGTACCTCGTCTGCACGCAGCTTATCCGCGAACTCCAGTACGGTGACGTGCTCGACGATTCCGGCGAGGTCGATAGCTGCTTCGATGCCCGAGTTGCCGCCACCGATAACGGCTACGCGCTTACCTTTAAAGAAGGGGCCGTCGCAATGGGGGCAGTAGGCTACACCCTTGGTGCGGTACTCGGCTTCGCCGGGAACCCCCAGTTCCCTCCAGCGGGCACCGGTAGCCAATACTACAGAGCGGCTGGATAGGGTAGCACCGCTTTGTAGTTTGATATCTACCATTTCGTTGCGTCGCAAGTTGGCTGCACGTTGGTCGGTAATAATATCAACACCATACTCTTTTACGTGTTGTTCAAGGCTGGCTGCGAGCTTGGGGCCTTCGGTGTAGGGTACAGAGATAAAGTTCTCGATGCCTACGGTATCCATTACCTGGCCGCCGAAGCGTTCTGCCACTATGCCAGTGCGAATGCCTTTGCGAGCGGCATAAATAGCAGCAGCTGCGCCCGCTGGGCCACCCCCTACTACTAAAAGATCGTAGGGTGCTTTTTCATTCAG
This DNA window, taken from Microbulbifer sp. VAAF005, encodes the following:
- a CDS encoding right-handed parallel beta-helix repeat-containing protein, with the protein product MKKPSLTLFLTLLPTFGLPLASNSFAVSCGDTITTQESLTEDLSCETNPALTINGPSGGLNLNGFTVTCIEPLHEGIYLTGLAASLFNGVIDNCNDSIALTEDGVHFVSDIEINNLVGVGVRIESNSNFVTGIVIPFNGTQYAIGIETANPASLNQITGNFLEFPGFSGIYIEGRSNTVTGNEILNPGDFGIALDSDGGNNLILLNTIISDSKARIFNTLNGDGDVGISVSSDSNLISQNSISNSTTGIRINNSDSNTVSSNEADNNIDYGIVIEGTSAEFNNILSNTANDNGIFDLYSPDDPNCTSSNNWIGNNSTSNDPNCLD
- a CDS encoding right-handed parallel beta-helix repeat-containing protein gives rise to the protein MKKLTTALCYILLPTAAISTSLDSYAVSCGDFISTPETLTGDLLCNSSPALFIEGPTGSLNMDGFTLTCVGSDGIRLTDFSASITSGTIEGCKDSITLVDDGSHLVIDIEIIDPDSAGIRVNSNNNFISDNQIQSNTPDSTYGIQLEDADSNQIIGNTIDGLDRFGVLVDGFSNNVSGNIITNTVDGWGIFINNGGDFNLIISNIVDQSADEGIFVESNSNLISQNVITDNLSGITIDNTDNNTVTVNSVSNNIDYGISIEGANANGNAILSNSSLNNGVFDLYSPDDPTCTANTWIGNTFVTSDPSCLN
- the ahpF gene encoding alkyl hydroperoxide reductase subunit F; the encoded protein is MLDVNLKKQLDTYLQNIVKPIEIRVSTDNSEKSKEMEALVDEISGLSNKITAQQSQAKRTPSMAIAPAGEEPRVSFAGIPLGHEFTSLVLALLQAGGHPSKADPELLEQVRNLKGEFHFETYISLSCQNCPDVVQALNLMATLNPNITHEMIDGGLFQEEVEKRNVMAVPAVYLNGEHFGQGRMSLEEIVGKLDTGAAERKAEELNEKAPYDLLVVGGGPAGAAAAIYAARKGIRTGIVAERFGGQVMDTVGIENFISVPYTEGPKLAASLEQHVKEYGVDIITDQRAANLRRNEMVDIKLQSGATLSSRSVVLATGARWRELGVPGEAEYRTKGVAYCPHCDGPFFKGKRVAVIGGGNSGIEAAIDLAGIVEHVTVLEFADKLRADEVLVRKAQLMDNIDIIVNAQTTEVLGDGNKVNGLAYTDRESGENKQVELAGVFVQIGLVPNTEFLKETDVEMNRMGEIVIDERGATSVPGVYAAGDATTVPYKQIVISMGAGATAALGAFDYLIRSSVE